A window of the Paralichthys olivaceus isolate ysfri-2021 chromosome 5, ASM2471397v2, whole genome shotgun sequence genome harbors these coding sequences:
- the LOC109646832 gene encoding uncharacterized protein — protein MHWLPLVAMVIASALPFPHNPVSRITAAMTEPGSNNHREQRHDPAARLAAPTTDYNFHGNAIQTDFEMAAALSQHTNGQNLQNHKDDVKSSAHEETSMFKVENQGTYQSNSNSGSDGKSSISSDVPTEGRTHRTEDISEHNSLPKDYKADSSSSSSSNFLDFSKKDTVQDSTDRMLQVSAAENHNTFSRASTLKGPGGPEPTVPSEKGSRRGQAQESLTLEAGLGLGTGLDNILDGDKMFLDAHPRVLFSSSLSPPEHPPLLLMLETGQLEEDGGMEEQEDMDGHIEGHGDRAIDRSTTPSWADSSRVTSEVHRPFKRDKRSHSIDRRRGEKSVCESENVWVTDKKNATDSLGRNVTILQEIQTQTGPLKQFFYETRCRQPEPLSNTGKSRSPPMGVAGAGCLGVDKKQWLSECKPKQSFVRALAKDAQNRVGWRWIRIDSSCVCVLLSRTNQAPGRKVLMRKGRG, from the coding sequence ATGCACTGGCTTCccctggttgccatggtgattgCCTCGGCCCTGCCCTTCCCTCACAACCCTGTGTCCAGGATTACTGCCGCAATGACAGAGCCTGGCTCCAACAACCACAGAGAGCAGCGTCATGACCCGGCCGCTCGCCTTGCAGCTCCCACCACGGACTACAACTTTCACGGAAACGCCATACAAACGGACTTCGAAATGGCTGCTGCTCTTAGCCAACACACCAACGGACAAAACCTCCAGAACCATAAGGATGATGTGAAATCCTCCGCACATGAAGAGACCTCCATGTTCAAGGTGGAGAATCAAGGAACCTACCAATCAAATAGCAACTCAGGCAGCGATGGCAAAAGCAGCATCAGTTCGGATGTTCCCACTGAAGGACGAACACACAGGACCGAAGATATTTCTGAACATAATTCTCTACCAAAGGACTACAaggctgacagcagcagcagcagcagtagcaatTTCTTGGACTTTTCCAAGAAGGACACTGTTCAGGACTCAACAGATCGAATGTTGCaggtttctgcagcagaaaaccaTAATACTTTCAGCCGTGCCTCAACTCTAAAGGGTCCAGGAGGACCAGAACCAACTGTTCCTTCAGAGAAAGGATCTAGAAGAGGTCAGGCTCAGGAGAGCTTGACCCTGGAGGCAGGGCTGGGCCTCGGGACCGGGTTGGACAACATCCTTGATGGAGACAAGATGTTTTTGGACGCACATCCACGAGTCCTGTTCTCatcctccctgtctcctccagaACACCCCCCTCTCCTGCTCATGTTGGAGACCGgccagctggaggaggatggaggcatggaggagcaggaggacatGGACGGGCACATCGAGGGTCACGGGGATCGGGCGATCGACAGGAGTACGACTCCGAGCTGGGCCGATTCTTCCAGAGTCACCAGTGAGGTCCACCGTCCATTTAAACGGGATAAACGCTCGCACTCGATTGACAGACGGAGAGGGGAAAAGTCAGTGTGCGAGTCGGAAAACGTTTGGGTCACCGACAAGAAGAACGCCACCGACTCGCTCGGACGGAACGTCACCATCTTGCAGGAAATCCAAACCCAAACAGGACCACTCAAACAGTTCTTTTATGAGACTCGCTGTCGCCAGCCTGAGCCGCTGAGCAATACTGGCAAATCCAGATCCCCACCGATGGGCGTAGCCGGGGCCGGCTGCTTAGGCGTGGACAAAAAACAGTGGTTGAGTGAGTGTAAACCCAAGCAGTCGTTTGTACGAGCGCTCGCCAAAGACGCACAAAACAGAGTCGGATGGAGGTGGATCCGCATCGACTCGTCCTGcgtctgtgtgctgctgtccaGAACCAATCAGGCACCAGGGAGGAAGGTCTTGATGAGGAAGgggagaggctga